The Thiorhodovibrio litoralis genome includes a window with the following:
- the ppk1 gene encoding polyphosphate kinase 1 has product MMLNDAAESQESTTDAAQAEDEAAVGNALTTLDSSQIDPIQPDSIQPDSSYQADAPPSAAEQIDLDDPTIYLNRELTWLAFNRRVLHEGQDARTPLLERVKFLAIVSNNLDEFFMKRIGGLKQQLAAGVHSRTIDGRTPDQQLAECGAVIAELQEEQEQLYDALMQELEAHDIRLVAIETLPEDARARLREHFRTDIFPMITPLAMDPTHPFPFISNLALNLLVRLRYPGGNETYMARIKVPVSKDVSKRLIQVDNVNTFVTLDDLIKHNLDMLFPGMEIESCELFRVTRNAIVEPEAEAANDLLEMIETELRERHFAPIVRLQVQAGMDRVHRGMLAAELGLNEAEDVYEVAGMMAKRDLFELAGLKLPDLHYKTHRPGDHPLLANDRRNIFHVIRENGPLLLQHPYESFSTTVERFLATAAKDPKVLAIKMTLYRTSAGAILDSLIVAARNGKQVAVLVELKARFDEAANIGWARRLESEGIHVTYGVMGLKTHSKLIFVVRRDYSQLRRYYHIGTGNYHAGTAKLYTDLGMLGCDEEIGQDLTELFNYLTGYSPPPSYRKILAAPYTLKPGILSRIQREIEHHQRDGGGLIQMKMNALEDPDITRALYKASRAGVKVDLIVRDTCRYRPGLPGLSETGRVVSIVGRFLEHGRILYFRNGGEEEYFFGSADMMRRNLESRVEVHAPVENPELQQELRLILDVQLADTRSAWDMQPDGTYVQRQPSDENTKGAQDLAIQVAEKRLAAAAKHKEKTLRSRLLSHFERRLAANQS; this is encoded by the coding sequence ATGATGCTTAATGATGCCGCCGAGTCCCAAGAATCCACCACTGATGCAGCTCAAGCCGAAGATGAAGCTGCTGTCGGCAATGCACTGACAACGCTTGACTCGAGCCAGATTGATCCGATCCAGCCTGATTCGATCCAGCCTGATTCAAGCTATCAGGCAGACGCCCCCCCGTCTGCCGCCGAGCAAATCGACCTCGATGATCCCACGATCTACTTGAATCGCGAGCTGACCTGGCTCGCGTTCAACCGGCGCGTGCTGCATGAAGGCCAAGACGCGCGCACGCCCTTGCTGGAGCGGGTCAAATTTCTGGCCATTGTCAGCAATAACCTCGATGAGTTCTTCATGAAGCGCATCGGCGGGCTTAAGCAGCAGCTTGCCGCCGGCGTGCATTCGCGCACCATCGACGGGCGCACGCCCGATCAGCAGCTCGCTGAGTGCGGCGCCGTCATCGCCGAACTGCAGGAGGAACAGGAACAGCTCTACGACGCACTGATGCAGGAGCTGGAAGCGCACGACATTCGCCTGGTCGCCATCGAGACCCTGCCCGAGGATGCCCGCGCGCGGCTGCGCGAGCACTTCCGCACCGATATCTTCCCGATGATCACGCCGTTGGCGATGGACCCGACCCATCCCTTCCCGTTCATCTCCAACCTGGCGCTCAATCTGCTGGTGCGGCTGCGCTACCCCGGCGGCAACGAAACTTACATGGCGCGCATCAAGGTACCGGTCAGCAAGGATGTGTCCAAGCGGCTGATTCAGGTTGATAACGTCAATACCTTCGTCACCCTCGACGATTTGATCAAGCACAATCTCGACATGCTGTTTCCCGGCATGGAGATCGAGAGTTGCGAGCTGTTTCGCGTCACCCGCAACGCCATTGTCGAGCCCGAGGCCGAGGCGGCGAACGATCTGCTGGAGATGATCGAGACCGAGCTGCGCGAGCGTCACTTTGCGCCCATCGTGCGCCTGCAGGTGCAGGCCGGTATGGACCGGGTGCACCGCGGCATGCTGGCGGCGGAGCTGGGCCTGAATGAGGCCGAGGATGTCTATGAAGTGGCCGGCATGATGGCCAAGCGCGATCTGTTCGAGCTCGCCGGACTCAAGCTACCCGATCTGCATTACAAAACCCATCGCCCCGGGGATCACCCGCTGCTGGCGAACGACAGGCGCAATATTTTCCATGTGATCCGCGAGAACGGGCCACTGCTGTTGCAGCATCCCTATGAGTCCTTCTCGACCACGGTGGAGCGTTTTCTGGCTACTGCCGCCAAGGACCCCAAGGTGCTCGCGATCAAAATGACGCTGTATCGCACCTCGGCTGGGGCCATTCTGGACTCACTGATCGTGGCCGCGCGCAATGGCAAGCAGGTCGCGGTCTTGGTGGAGCTCAAGGCGCGCTTCGACGAGGCGGCCAATATCGGCTGGGCGCGCCGGCTGGAATCCGAAGGGATTCATGTCACCTATGGCGTGATGGGCCTGAAAACCCACAGCAAGCTGATCTTTGTCGTGCGCCGCGATTATTCCCAGCTAAGGCGCTATTACCACATCGGCACGGGCAACTATCACGCCGGCACCGCCAAGCTCTACACCGACTTGGGCATGCTCGGCTGCGACGAAGAGATCGGCCAGGATCTAACCGAACTCTTTAATTATCTGACCGGCTATTCTCCGCCGCCGAGCTATCGCAAAATTCTCGCCGCCCCCTACACCCTCAAGCCAGGGATTCTCAGCCGCATCCAGCGCGAGATTGAGCACCACCAGCGCGACGGCGGTGGACTGATCCAGATGAAAATGAACGCGCTTGAGGACCCAGACATCACCCGAGCGCTCTACAAGGCCAGTCGCGCCGGCGTGAAGGTGGATTTGATCGTGCGTGACACCTGCCGCTATCGCCCCGGCCTACCGGGCCTGTCCGAGACCGGGCGGGTGGTGAGCATCGTCGGGAGATTCCTCGAGCACGGGCGGATTCTGTACTTCCGCAACGGTGGGGAGGAAGAATATTTCTTCGGCTCGGCCGACATGATGCGGCGCAATCTCGAATCCCGGGTGGAAGTGCATGCCCCGGTCGAAAACCCGGAACTGCAGCAGGAGTTGCGCCTCATTCTCGACGTGCAGTTGGCCGATACGCGCTCCGCCTGGGACATGCAGCCTGACGGCACCTATGTGCAGCGTCAGCCCAGCGATGAGAACACCAAGGGCGCGCAGGACCTGGCGATTCAGGTCGCCGAGAAACGCTTGGCGGCAGCCGCCAAGCACAAGGAAAAGACCCTGCGCTCGCGGCTACTCAGCCATTTCGAGCGTCGACTGGCGGCGAATCAGTCCTAG